Within Quercus lobata isolate SW786 chromosome 5, ValleyOak3.0 Primary Assembly, whole genome shotgun sequence, the genomic segment atttatttctaaaaaatcaaaggaaattgttgtggtgttgttgatgataagaaaaaggtagaaaattcaatgaaatttaTAGAATTAAATCTTCAATCAAAGATTAAAAGAGCAAGAAGATCTTCTTTACTGGCAGATAAGATGTGAGAGGAAGAGATggggaggaaaaagaaagaaaatactgagataaagagagagaaagagagacaagcCTGAGATTAGATTTGTTATTTGGttattgagaaaattaaagtttCGATTTAAATTAAATGGTTGCTAATACACTTTTATCTGGTTACTaagaaaataagaggaaaagtGTTTAAGGAGAGTGTGACTAAGAGTGAGACTGAGGTCAAATGTTTTGATTTAAGGAggttataatatttatttaagttttagattttagaaggAATTAGTaggtttatttaaatttaaattttaaaagggTTTAGTGGTTATTAGAGGatttattcatttaaatttatttaattaaataattaaatgaatctttatttatttaacttaaatatttaaataaattggtttaaaacttatccaaataaagTTGATAAAGAGTGATTCCATTGATAAGGATAAAAATTGCTCTTGCACAAACGGCCAAACCCAAAAGAAAACCTTTACACGTAGTAAAATATGAGTCCGTTTGGATAgagttaaaaattgaaaattgaaattgaaaactgaaaaacactgtagcgaaataatttttaaatgtgtaaatagtaccgtagggtctatttgtaataaaaaaagttactaaaaagtgaaatttatggGTCCATAAACAATACATGATATGCACTGATCAGTccaaaaaagtttgaaaagtcaaaattacGACTACTGTTATTAAACAGTATATAAACAGTAACCGCAATCTgaaaaaacgcgtgaaaaaaaaaaaaaaaaaaaaaaaacacatacgacgtatcagcccaatccaaacgcaactGTAAAAACTTTACTATTTCctcgtcttttttttttggaaagtctATTTTCTCGTCTTAGCTTACTCCTTGTCTTagacacacactctctctctctctctctctctctctctcttttagtcTTATCATATAGCACTAAGttttgatcaaaaaaaaaaaaaaaatgaggaaagatGAACCTAACGCCGTCAATTCCCCTTTCGATTCTCATCCTCACCCCACCGCCACCTCCACAACCGCGACTACAGCTGCGACCACTGTGGAATTCAGTTCTAGGGTTTCCGATGCTCAATCGGCCACCGACTCGGCCGAGTCGACTCATTCCGCGTCGCCTCGTTTGCAAGTCTTCATCCGAATGATCTCCGAGGGTAAGACTAGGGTAATCCAAGCTTACCCTCACGATACCGTGAAATCGCTCCACGAGCGAATCCAATTGGTCACCGGAATCCCGGTCGACCAGCAAAGGCTCATATACGGAGGCAAACAGCTCCAGTGGGAACGCTCGCTCGCCGAGTGCTCCATCGAAAACGACGCCGGATTGCAGCTCGTCGGGCGTATGCGTAGCACCGAGCATCCTCACGCTTGGCAAGTCATCGACGAAATGGTTTCCATCGTCCGCCGGCTCTGCCGCGGCGAGGCCGTCCCTGCCGCCACCGATCACATCGAGTCGAGGATGAGTGAGTACTTGTCGACCACTCCGAAAAAGGAGGAGAAGCTGGCGGCGGGGCATTTGCAGATATTTATGTCGTCTTCGGCTCCGGCCGCGTTGGTCATGCTCTACATGTCCATGGAGGAAGGTAACAGAGACTCTGCTGATAGTGCCATTAGGCATTTCTTGGATATTAGTCAAAATTCGTTGCCAAAAAGTCATCATAATTATTGTGCACCAATAGTATTAGAGTTTTGTAATTTGCTTAGGAGAGCTGGAGATGAGGACCCTTTGTATTTATCTTGCCGGAGTACATTTGGCACGATGTTAGAGTCGATTAGACCTTCGATGAAAAGAGTTAGGGGTGGTGGAGCCATTGTGATGGAAGAGATTTTCCCGTTTATTAGCGAGATGGCGAGTAGGTTGTGTACGGATTTAGGATTGAGTATGGAAACCCCTGGTACTGCAGGGCCACTGTCGAGTGATGTTTGTGATTTCACAGCATTCGTCCTCCCCTTGAGGACTAAGATATGTGAGGGTCTCATACCGGTGACGTTTGTTGAGGGGGAAGGATATAAGCATCCAGTGTTGGCACAGGAGCTTGAGtttctttatcttatatttattGATTTGTTGAATAGAATGAATGAGTGCCTACGAAGAATGGATGGGAACTTGATTGTTAAACAGAAGGGGGAAGGCCAAGTTGTATATTCGGGATGGTCTCAGTATCTTGCCATTTTGAAGGAACTGCATGGCATTTCAAAAATTTATCAGGGTGCTGAAGAACAGTTTTGGACGGTTTTGAGGCTTTCAAAAACGGCACTTTGTGCTTTAATTATTAACTATGCAAAGCGTGCGGACGATCATCAGTGGCTTCTTAAGCGGAAGGATGTAACCGATTTTGAGTCTAGAAGGCATTTGGCTATGATGATGTTTCCGAAGGCTAAAGAAGACTACGAGGGACTGCATGAGATGCTCATTGACAGGTCTCAATTGTTGGCGGAATCATTTGCGTATATACAACGGGCAGAGTCCGAATCTCTACATGCTGGTCTCTTTATTCAGTTCAGAAATGAGGAAGCTACAGGTCCGGGTGTATTGCAGGAATGGTTAGTTTTGGTATGCCAAGCTATATTTAACCCAGAAAACGCTCTTTTTGTGGCATGCCCAAATGATCGTAGAAGATTCTATCCTAATCCAAGTAAGCTTTAGTTGGCTTCTAATAGATTCTTTTATTGATCTGTATTTAATTTGGTTGATTTCTatgcttctcttttttttgttcgGGGGGTttgttttttgggggggggggggggggggggggtattatGGATGATCGACAAAAGCTTTTGTTGCATTCTTGTTTGTATAGTTGTTGATAGTGGGCATAGATGCGAGAATTTGTGTTGTTACAACGTATGATAAACGATCAACCAAAAATCTTTTGTTGTATTGCTGTTAGTGTAATTGTTGATTTGGGCACAGACTGGAATTTTTGCTGTTACATTTCTGTTTGTGTAGTTGTTGATATGGGTATAGACCCATGAATTTGTGTTTGGAGGGGATATAACCACATATGTGGAATgatttaccaaaaccttttgtTACATTGTTGTTTTTGCAATTAATGATATGAGTATAGACTCAAGAATATGTGAATTGTCTTTTGTTGCATTGCTGTTTGTGTAGTTGTTGATATGGGTATAGACACATTAATTTGTGTTGGATGGGGGTGGTGGGCTGGTTTGGTTGGTCATTTTACAAACTGTTTTCAtcacttaaaaacaaaatgagGTGCTGGGGGGCCCATAAAAAAACCTTGTTTGGTGAATTGTTTTCGAAAAACCAAACTTAAAAATGGTTCCTTAGATTTACTCTGCAAACCCTAAACTGAAACCTTTTTTTAGAAGTTTTCAAGGTTGGGGGttgtgtttttaacaaaaacttGAAAGAGATATACTTTTGCCAAACAGTTTTTAACTcttttgtttctcacatttACAACCTATACAAAGACACGTTTTTGGAAACCTATTTCAAAACTGGTTTTTACCCtttttgaaaacacattttaaaatGGTGAACTAAACAGCCTCCAAGTGTTTTGGGTGatgaaaatagaatatttatgaaaattttaaattatatatattaataatacacacacacacacacacactcaagaGAAGCAAAAAATGCGTGTCCTCACCCTGTTTATCTTCAGGGTGGGGAAAACCCATGCGGGGAATTTTATCCATCCTTTGTGGTGTGTTTGGGTTGCACCTTCGCAGCCCAGGGTGGGGGTTTGAGCCCACGTGATTTCAATCTGGTTTTTTTACATTATCAAATGTCAAAGTTGTATCTGTAAGAAAACAGTAATATGTTGCATCATCCCTTACAACCATATATGATCATTATCATACTTAAATTGtaatcttcatttttctcagtTGTGTCTTAtgggaacaaaaataaatttgcaagtgttataaattttttaggaGTGTTGGAACTTGGATTTCAATCAACATGTGTTTGACGTATATGTTTAATTTATGTAGAAGTTGGAATAATGACTGGTAATGGAGCCAGAAGATTTTCAACATGTTTGTGTGAGtctaattgtttgatttttcatttgctTAAGTTTCTGTGGATAATTAGAATCTTGTGGAGAGTGGAGATCATAGAAAGGTGAGTCTTGCAGAAGATTTTCTTGTCTTTAGAGCTGGTGCTATGATTTTTTGATGTTTATGAAGTAATGAAAGAATGGTGGTTAGGATTGACAGACTGGTTCTCAGTGTAGAGTTGTATATTATTGCTCTGGTATGAGTAAATATAATCTGCTAGATGATGTATTATTGCTGCACAAAAATCATGAATCAAAAGTATTGTATTGCATGGAAAAAGGATGCATTTGTAGCAGATCAAATCCTTTGGCTAAATGGGGATATCCATTGGGACATTCTTTTCACTAGATTGGTTAATGACTGGGAATTAGAGAACCTACAATATTTCCTTGCTCTTTTGTATTCCAGATATATTGAGCGGAGGGGGGAGATAGAATGGCATGGATGCCTACTAGGAAGGGATCTTTTGAAGTTAAATCATATTATAGAGTCCTTATCGATGGAGGTATTCAGTCCTTTACATGGAGATGTATTTGGAAGGTGAGATTCTGAAATTGGATAATTTGGGGAAGAGGAATATTTGCATTGTTAACTGCTATTGTATGAGTAAGAATAGTTGGGAATTGGTGAATCACTTGCTTCTTCACTGTTCTTATGCATAGTGCTCATGGAATTTCGATTTTAGCTTGTTTAGTGTCTCTTGGGTGATGCCTAAGCATGTGGAGTTGCTGGCTTGTTGGAGGAGAGGGGTTGGTCAACATTGGGTAGCAGTTATTTGGGAGGCAATTCTGTTGTGTATTATGTGGACTATTTGGGAGAATGGAATCTTCAAACTTTTGAGGGGGATGAGCATACCATTATTGGGCTGAAACGGTTCCTTTTGCTTTCCTTGTTTGACTGGATGACTGCTATGAGTGGTCTGCATATTTTTTCCCTTTGGATTTCCTAGATCTGTGTTCATTTGCATAATTTTTGACTTCCCTTAATACACAACCTGTGTACCAGGGGAGCAGTATGTACCtttcttttgataaaaaattaattacccataaaaaaaacaCCATGCATCAAAATTCCAATAAGAAAACTTGAAGATAATCTTAACAGAACCAGACCTGCAAGCATAGAGAGATAAGAGTCTTGCAGAAGTCAGTTCTTGTCTTTAGAGCTGGTTGTATGTTTTGTTGATGTTTGTGAAGGATTGGAAGAATGATGGTGAGGACTGACAGAGTGGTTCTCAGTCTGTTGTGGTTTTTGTATATTCTGGTTCTTGTATGTATCAATGTAAACCTGGCTAGATGATATGTTATTGATACAAAAAAACTATGTCTCAAAAGTTCAATAAGAAAACTAGAAGATAATCATAACAGAATCAGGCCTGCGAACAGTTGGTTAAGAAATACAAATAATCTAATCTGTATGTAGAATGCACAGTTATCATACTCAAGATTGAGTCCCATGGGCAAATGGTATGATTTAACGTAATGAATTGTTTACCTTTGATGAGGCTGTATTGCCCCCCTTTCAACAAGTTACAGAACAATAGTTTCTAGAACAAGCTGTTCGATATTAGATTGTAAACTCGGTTCGGTCACTATCAAACTGCCATTGAACCTATATTGGTATTActcatttttttgggaattgtgTCATAATGCAGAATTTCCCTGATTCAGAGTTCTGAGTT encodes:
- the LOC115989532 gene encoding E3 ubiquitin-protein ligase UPL5-like yields the protein MRKDEPNAVNSPFDSHPHPTATSTTATTAATTVEFSSRVSDAQSATDSAESTHSASPRLQVFIRMISEGKTRVIQAYPHDTVKSLHERIQLVTGIPVDQQRLIYGGKQLQWERSLAECSIENDAGLQLVGRMRSTEHPHAWQVIDEMVSIVRRLCRGEAVPAATDHIESRMSEYLSTTPKKEEKLAAGHLQIFMSSSAPAALVMLYMSMEEGNRDSADSAIRHFLDISQNSLPKSHHNYCAPIVLEFCNLLRRAGDEDPLYLSCRSTFGTMLESIRPSMKRVRGGGAIVMEEIFPFISEMASRLCTDLGLSMETPGTAGPLSSDVCDFTAFVLPLRTKICEGLIPVTFVEGEGYKHPVLAQELEFLYLIFIDLLNRMNECLRRMDGNLIVKQKGEGQVVYSGWSQYLAILKELHGISKIYQGAEEQFWTVLRLSKTALCALIINYAKRADDHQWLLKRKDVTDFESRRHLAMMMFPKAKEDYEGLHEMLIDRSQLLAESFAYIQRAESESLHAGLFIQFRNEEATGPGVLQEWLVLVCQAIFNPENALFVACPNDRRRFYPNPTSRVNPMHLEYFSFSGRVIALALMHKVQVGIVFDRVFFLQLAGKYISLEDIRDADPCLYHSCRKILGMKSDVIDLDTLVLTFVSEVEEFGSRKVVELCPGGKSKVVNSQNREEYIRLLIEHRFVTSISDQVSQFAQGFGDILSNSKLQKFFFQSLELEDLDWMLHGSETAICVDDWKAHTEYNGYKETDPQIFWFWKIVGGMSAEQRKVLLFFWTSVKYLPVEGFHGLASQLYIYRSMESHDRLPSSQTCFYRLCFPPYPSMAVMQDRLHVITQEHVGCSFGTR